The genome window ATTAGAAATATCGAAACAGTGAACAATTATCATTGTAGAATGAGGTCACATAAGTTTATGCTTATGCCAATCTTCAGGATCTCAGTTGTTACATCACCATTCGCAGATGGGTTACATTTCACATATGATTTGCATTCACAGATTCATGCCTTGTTCTCTCGTCTTTATTTCTATATTTCTAGAATTATAATAATTATGAACAGAAAGAGGTTATGTATCCATGTCTTCTACGCTCAAAATCTATGTTCTTGCCTTGGTCAGTTTCCTTGTAGGAACGTCCGAATATGTCATTGCCGGCATTTTGGATCGCATTGCAGATACCATGAATATCTCTTTGATCGCTGCCGGGCAACTCATTACGATTTTTTCGCTCGTATATGCGCTTGGTACACCTGTCATTATTGCACTGACTTCGCGCTGGGATCGTCGCAGGCTGTTGCTGTACTTCCTTGGTCTGTTCGTTCTAGCGAATGTACTTGCTTATCTGTTGCCGGGCTATGGTCTGTTCGTCGCAGCACGTGTCTTGATGGCTCTGGGTGCAGGCGTCGTTGTTGTCACGGCGTTAACAGTCGCTTCCCAAATAGCTGCCGAGGGCAAACAAGCTAGTGCAATTGCCACAGTAATCACTGGCTTTACCGCTTCATTGATTGTTGGCGTTCCGCTAGGAAGGCTTGTAGCTTCATCATGGGATTGGAAGCTTGTTTTCGCAGGTATAGCCGTTCTCGGCATTCTCGCCATGCTGGTTATTGCGGCCACCATTCCGCCTTCAAAAGCGGAAGCATCTGTTCCACTGAAGAAACAACTATCGTTGCTCAAACAGCCACGAATTGGTTTAGCACTGCTCGTGACATTTTTCTGGTTAGGTGGTTATTCCATTGC of Paenibacillus sp. FSL R5-0517 contains these proteins:
- a CDS encoding MFS transporter codes for the protein MSSTLKIYVLALVSFLVGTSEYVIAGILDRIADTMNISLIAAGQLITIFSLVYALGTPVIIALTSRWDRRRLLLYFLGLFVLANVLAYLLPGYGLFVAARVLMALGAGVVVVTALTVASQIAAEGKQASAIATVITGFTASLIVGVPLGRLVASSWDWKLVFAGIAVLGILAMLVIAATIPPSKAEASVPLKKQLSLLKQPRIGLALLVTFFWLGGYSIAYTYISPYLVTVAGMSEALLSSALLAFGIASLIGSKVGGFSADRWGVKRTLITGMTLHIVSLVLLNITASSHLTVLLVLILWSFAAWSSGPTQQYNLVTMAPESSGIMLSLNSSVMQLAMAAGAGIGGIAVSSVSLSSITWIGAVGVVVAIIIVIGSYRSSSNKSTQTDASHNVA